In one window of Drosophila ananassae strain 14024-0371.13 chromosome XR, ASM1763931v2, whole genome shotgun sequence DNA:
- the LOC6502001 gene encoding skin secretory protein xP2 has protein sequence MQTGAPSSSSVNRLRSLGAPHPLPDSLVTSVKMKPFAFVVLAALCLTFAQGRPAHHYLPPLPVKEAVSVAPTFQQVVQPQIQSQVQQVVQQVHHQIHPQVESIQASIPLASFTIQSGGQYQSAPAPISIPAPAPISVPAPAPAPVVINAPAPVVIPAPAPAPVEIPQPAPQVIYEAPKPIVATQTAVQNAYLPPAPVQQFVPAPEPVVETIVQQPAPQETIAYSAPAPAPVVVSAPAPVPVPVPVPVVHEQHQVVQQTYSAPVQQTYSAPAPVQQTYSAPAPVQQTYSAPAPVQQTYSAPAPVVQQYSAPAPAPAPVVQQTYSAPAPAPVQIQEPVYTAPAPAPVQVQESVYTAPAPVAQQTYSYPAPVVQQAPVIQQAPVVQEVTQQAPIQEVVQQAPVIQQAPVIQQAAPAPVVQPYSAPAPAPVVQQTYAAPEPVQQVIPQQQYSGYSYQAPQPAPVVIPAPAPAPVVIPAPAPAPVVTPAPAPAPVVIPAPAPVVIPAPAPAPVVIPAPAPAPVVIPAPAPAPVVIPAPAPAPVVIPAPAPAPVVIPAPAPIQLQQSFVPAPPAPIEIQAQPAPQPIVQYTPSVSIPAPAPVEVGTTYAANGGYLYK, from the exons ATGCAGACTGGGGCTCCGAGTTCATCATCAGTTAATCGGTTACGTTCGCTAGGTGCACCTCATCCACTCCCAGACTCGCTTGTGACCTCAGTGAAGATG AAACCCTTCGCCTTTGTTGTTCTGGCTGCCCTCTGCCTGACCTTTGCCCAAGGTCGTCCGGCCCATCACTACCTTCCGCCCCTGCCGGTCAAGGAGGCGGTGTCGGTGGCGCCCACCTTCCAGCAGGTGGTCCAGCCCCAGATCCAGAGCCAGGTGCAGCAGGTGGTGCAGCAGGTCCACCACCAGATCCATCCCCAGGTGGAGTCCATTCAGGCCTCCATTCCCCTGGCCAGCTTCACCATCCAGTCGGGCGGACAGTACCAAAGTGCTCCAGCTCCGATCTCGatcccagctccagctccgaTCTCGGTCCCAGCtccggctcctgctcctgttgtGATTAATGCTCCAGCTCCAGTTGTGATCccagctcctgctcccgctcccGTCGAGATTCCCCAGCCAGCTCCCCAGGTGATCTATGAGGCTCCCAAGCCCATTGTGGCCACCCAGACGGCTGTGCAGAACGCCTACCTGCCTCCTGCTCCCGTCCAGCAGTTTGTTCCAGCGCCCGAGCCCGTCGTAGAGACCATTGTCCAGCAGCCAGCTCCTCAGGAGACCATCGCCTACTCGgcaccagctccagctccagttgTAGTGTCCGCACCAGCTCCAGTGCCAGTTCCGGTGCCCGTGCCCGTTGTCCATGAGCAGCACCAGGTGGTGCAGCAGACCTACTCTGCTCCTGTCCAGCAGACCTACTCCGCTCCAGCTCCTGTCCAGCAGACCTACTCCGCTCCTGCTCCTGTCCAGCAGACCTACTCCGCTCCAGCTCCTGTCCAGCAGACCTACTCCGCGCCAGCACCAGTGGTTCAACAGTATTCCgcaccagctccagctccagctccagtagTCCAGCAAACATACTCTGCTCCTGCCCCTGCTCCAGTCCAGATCCAGGAGCCAGTCTACACGGCCCCTGCTCCCGCTCCTGTGCAGGTCCAGGAATCAGTTTACACTGCCCCAGCTCCAGTGGCTCAGCAGACATACTCATACCCCGCCCCTGTGGTCCAACAGGCTCCAGTCATTCAGCAAGCTCCAGTGGTCCAGGAGGTGACCCAGCAGGCTCCCATTCAGGAGGTCGTTCAGCAGGCTCCAGTCATCCAACAAGCTCCAGTGATCCAACAGGCCGCTCCAGCTCCAGTGGTTCAACCGTATTCCGCaccagctcctgctccagtCGTCCAACAAACTTACGCAGCTCCTGAGCCTGTTCAGCAGGTCATCCCACAGCAGCAGTACAGTGGTTACTCCTACCAGGCTCCTCAGCCTGCTCCAGTGGTGATTCCcgctcctgctccagctccagttGTGATCCCcgctcctgctccagctccagtgGTTACcccagctcctgctccagctccagttGTGATTCCCGCTCCTGCTCCAGTTGTGATcccagctcctgctccagctccagtgGTTATcccagctcctgctccagctccagtgGTGATCCCcgctcctgctccagctccagtgGTTATcccagctcctgctccagctccagttgtaatcccagctcctgctccagctccagtgGTGAtccctgctcctgctccaaTCCAACTGCAGCAGTCATTTGTGCCCGCCCCACCGGCTCCCATCGAAATCCAAGCCCAGCCCGCACCCCAGCCCATCGTACAGTACACTCCTTCCGTTTCTAttcccgctcccgctcccgtGGAGGTCGGCACCACCTACGCCGCCAACGGAGGATACCTGTACAAATAA
- the LOC6502000 gene encoding calcium-binding protein P — protein MQLWIVLVLIAFPLATHGDVRHLAQGEGENGGGGVEPPKEQQDPSSGFYPSTGLPLPPGYAIPTGVNLPPSPAQPPNFPLPIYPPFFGFGGGEPGPGLVPGPGAVPSAYPNGVAGGFPTNAAIQQPGIGPFGAPEGAGFPGQGGGFPGPVGAYPGQGAGFPPQGAGFPPQGAGFPTQGAGFPPQGVPFPGQGAFPGQGVPFPGQGAAFPQGVPFPGQGAPFPGQGSAFPPPEFLYNQGLPMTNAPGSFQPPGFNVPAGFGGPIGPGQQFPPGFGGSAPPGYSDEPQKDEEAPKPVEISVAADDPKSGADTLYATNGGYVYQKAK, from the coding sequence ATGCAGTTGTGGATCGTTCTAGTCTTGATCGCCTTTCCCCTGGCCACCCACGGCGACGTGCGGCACCTGGCTCAGGGCGAGGGCGAGAACGGGGGCGGAGGCGTGGAGCCGCCAAAGGAGCAGCAGGATCCGTCCTCAGGATTTTATCCCTCGACAGGACTTCCGTTGCCGCCGGGCTATGCCATTCCCACGGGCGTTAATCTCCCGCCATCTCCGGCCCAGCCACCCAACTTTCCGCTGCCCATTTATCCGCCATTCTTCGGCTTTGGCGGCGGGGAGCCGGGTCCAGGATTGGTCCCAGGTCCCGGAGCTGTTCCTTCTGCCTATCCCAATGGTGTGGCCGGTGGTTTCCCCACAAATGCCGCGATTCAGCAGCCAGGAATTGGTCCATTCGGAGCACCAGAGGGAGCTGGTTTTCCTGGTCAGGGAGGAGGTTTTCCCGGACCAGTAGGAGCTTATCCTGGTCAAGGAGCAGGCTTTCCACCCCAAGGAGCCGGTTTTCCTCCCCAAGGAGCAGGCTTTCCGACTCAAGGAGCTGGCTTTCCTCCCCAAGGAGTACCCTTCCCAGGTCAGGGAGCTTTTCCTGGACAGGGAGTGCCTTTCCCAGGACAGGGAGCGGCGTTTCCTCAAGGAGTACCATTTCCCGGACAAGGAGCGCCCTTCCCCGGACAAGGATCAGCCTTCCCACCACCAGAATTCCTTTACAATCAAGGTCTGCCCATGACCAATGCCCCCGGAAGCTTCCAACCACCCGGTTTCAATGTCCCCGCTGGATTTGGAGGACCCATCGGTCCAGGACAGCAATTCCCGCCCGGCTTCGGCGGTTCAGCTCCGCCCGGCTACTCCGACGAGCCGCAAAAGGACGAGGAAGCCCCCAAGCCGGTAGAGATCAGTGTGGCGGCCGACGATCCAAAATCCGGAGCAGACACCCTTTATGCCACCAACGGTGGCTATGTCTACCAAAAAGCCAAATGA
- the LOC6501999 gene encoding cuticle protein 16.5, producing MKFLIVFALFACAAADVSHLSKYLPPSNEYLPPVQNTYSAPAIQQTYSAPAVSYSAPAVQQTYSAPSVSYSAPAAPSVSYSAPSVSYSAPSNEYLPPVQQTYSAPVVQKTYSAPSVSYSAPAVQQSYAAPSVSYSAPSVSYSAPSVSYSAPAVQQTYSAPSVSYSAPAVQQSYSAPSVSYSAPAVDVGTQYASNGGYVYRK from the exons ATG AAATTCCTGATTGTGTTCGCCCTGTTCGCCTGCGCGGCCGCCGACGTCAGCCACCTGAGCAAGTACCTGCCCCCCAGCAACGAGTACCTGCCCCCCGTCCAGAACACCTACTCCGCCCCCGCCATCCAGCAGACCTACTCGGCACCCGCCGTCAGCTACTCGGCCCCGGCTGTCCAGCAGACCTACTCGGCTCCCTCGGTGAGCTACTCCGCCCCGGCTGCTCCTTCGGTGAGCTACTCGGCCCCCTCGGTCAGCTACTCCGCTCCCAGCAACGAGTACCTGCCCCCCGTCCAGCAGACCTACTCCGCCCCCGTCGTCCAGAAGACCTACTCCGCTCCCTCGGTTAGCTACTCCGCCCCGGCTGTCCAGCAGAGCTACGCCGCTCCTTCCGTCAGCTACTCTGCTCCCTCCGTGAGCTACTCTGCCCCATCCGTCAGCTACTCGGCTCCGGCTGTCCAGCAGACCTACTCCGCTCCCTCGGTGAGCTACTCCGCCCCGGCTGTCCAGCAGAGCTACTCCGCTCCCTCCGTCAGCTACTCGGCCCCCGCCGTCGATGTGGGCACCCAGTACGCCTCCAACGGCGGCTACGTCTACAGGAAGTAA
- the LOC6501998 gene encoding spidroin-2 isoform X2 — protein sequence MKLFLIAVALVGLVAADVSHLKLGQAADGGYGFSTSSSSSSSSYSSGSVVPGGDSSSYQPAEYTPAHLKASVAYGASVASGSSEAAEVVPGGDSSSYQPAEYTPAHLKASYGASGSSEAAEVVPGGDSSSYQPAEYTPAHLKASYGASGSSEASAVAPGSDSSSYQPAEYTPAHLKASYGASVASGSSEATEVVPGGDSSSYQPAEYTPAHLKASYGASGASEASEVVPGGDSSSYQPEEYTPAYLKTSVPAPIGADTVAPVPAAIGADTYTPEKFISKSDRQAHYKYIQEQQQVVVPGGDSSSYQPAEYTPAHLKSSAVVQSSSFVQAAPQASLIPAYVQGQVVSAISKQLQAPAVIGANTITPAHLYEEPATNGIEEFNPETHVPVVIGRDTITPAHLLKTSQGTQYAANGGYVY from the exons ATG AAGCTCTTCCTCATTGCTGTGGCCCTTGTGGGCCTGGTGGCCGCCGATGTCAGTCACCTCAAGCTGGGCCAGGCCGCCGATGGCGGCTACGGCTTCTCGACttcctcctcatcctcatcctcgtcGTACTCCTCGGGCTCTGTGGTTCCTGGAGGCGATTCCAGCTCCTACCAGCCCGCCGAATACACTCCCGCTCACCTGAAGGCTTCTGTGGCCTATGGAGCTTCTGTGGCTTCTGGATCTTCCGAGGCTGCTGAGGTCGTTCCTGGAGGCGATTCCAGCTCCTACCAGCCCGCTGAGTACACTCCCGCTCACCTGAAGGCTTCCTATGGAGCTTCTGGATCTTCCGAGGCTGCAGAGGTTGTTCCTGGTGGAGATTCCAGCTCCTATCAACCCGCTGAATACACCCCCGCTCATCTGAAGGCTTCCTACGGAGCATCTGGATCCTCTGAGGCCTCCGCAGTGGCCCCTGGAAGCGACTCGAGCTCCTACCAGCCCGCTGAATACACCCCAGCTCATCTAAAGGCTTCCTATGGAGCTTCTGTGGCGTCTGGATCTTCCGAGGCTACTGAGGTTGTTCCCGGAGGAGATTCCAGCTCCTATCAACCCGCTGAATACACCCCCGCTCACCTGAAGGCTTCCTATGGAGCTTCTGGAGCGTCTGAGGCCTCCGAGGTTGTTCCTGGAGGAGACTCCAGCTCCTACCAGCCGGAAGAGTACACTCCCGCCTATCTGAAGACTTCAGTTCCAGCTCCCATTGGCGCTGATACCGTTGCTCCGGTTCCTGCCGCCATTGGAGCCGACACTTACACCCCCGAGAAGTTCATTTCCAAATCCGATCGTCAGGCCCACTACAAGTACATCcaagagcagcagcaggtc GTCGTTCCTGGCGGAGATTCCAGCTCCTACCAGCCCGCTGAGTACACTCCCGCCCACCTCAAGTCCTCCGCCGTGGTGCAGAGCTCCTCCTTCGTGCAGGCCGCTCCCCAGGCCAGTCTGATCCCAGCCTACGTCCAGGGCCAGGTGGTGTCCGCCATCAGCAAGCAGCTCCAGGCCCCGGCTGTCATTGGAGCCAACACCATCACACCGGCCCACCTGTACGAGGAGCCCGCCACCAACGGCATCGAGGAGTTCAACCCGGAGACCCATGTGCCCGTGGTGATTGGACGCGACACCATCACCCCGGCCCACCTCCTGAAGACTAGCCAGGGCACTCAGTACGCCGCCAACGGAGGTTACGTCTACTAA
- the LOC6501998 gene encoding spidroin-2 isoform X1 produces the protein MKLFLIAVALVGLVAADVSHLKLGQAADGGYGFSTSSSSSSSSYSSGSVVPGGDSSSYQPAEYTPAHLKASVAYGASVASGSSEAAEVVPGGDSSSYQPAEYTPAHLKASYGASGSSEAAEVVPGGDSSSYQPAEYTPAHLKASYGASGSSEASAVAPGSDSSSYQPAEYTPAHLKASYGASVASGSSEATEVVPGGDSSSYQPAEYTPAHLKASYGASGASEASEVVPGGDSSSYQPEEYTPAYLKTSVPAPIGADTVAPVPAAIGADTYTPEKFISKSDRQAHYKYIQEQQQVVVPGGDSSSYQPAEYTPAHLKTASVAYGASVVSGASQAAEVVPGGDSSSYQPAEYTPAHLKSSAVVQSSSFVQAAPQASLIPAYVQGQVVSAISKQLQAPAVIGANTITPAHLYEEPATNGIEEFNPETHVPVVIGRDTITPAHLLKTSQGTQYAANGGYVY, from the exons ATG AAGCTCTTCCTCATTGCTGTGGCCCTTGTGGGCCTGGTGGCCGCCGATGTCAGTCACCTCAAGCTGGGCCAGGCCGCCGATGGCGGCTACGGCTTCTCGACttcctcctcatcctcatcctcgtcGTACTCCTCGGGCTCTGTGGTTCCTGGAGGCGATTCCAGCTCCTACCAGCCCGCCGAATACACTCCCGCTCACCTGAAGGCTTCTGTGGCCTATGGAGCTTCTGTGGCTTCTGGATCTTCCGAGGCTGCTGAGGTCGTTCCTGGAGGCGATTCCAGCTCCTACCAGCCCGCTGAGTACACTCCCGCTCACCTGAAGGCTTCCTATGGAGCTTCTGGATCTTCCGAGGCTGCAGAGGTTGTTCCTGGTGGAGATTCCAGCTCCTATCAACCCGCTGAATACACCCCCGCTCATCTGAAGGCTTCCTACGGAGCATCTGGATCCTCTGAGGCCTCCGCAGTGGCCCCTGGAAGCGACTCGAGCTCCTACCAGCCCGCTGAATACACCCCAGCTCATCTAAAGGCTTCCTATGGAGCTTCTGTGGCGTCTGGATCTTCCGAGGCTACTGAGGTTGTTCCCGGAGGAGATTCCAGCTCCTATCAACCCGCTGAATACACCCCCGCTCACCTGAAGGCTTCCTATGGAGCTTCTGGAGCGTCTGAGGCCTCCGAGGTTGTTCCTGGAGGAGACTCCAGCTCCTACCAGCCGGAAGAGTACACTCCCGCCTATCTGAAGACTTCAGTTCCAGCTCCCATTGGCGCTGATACCGTTGCTCCGGTTCCTGCCGCCATTGGAGCCGACACTTACACCCCCGAGAAGTTCATTTCCAAATCCGATCGTCAGGCCCACTACAAGTACATCcaagagcagcagcaggtcGTCGTTCCTGGCGGAGATTCCAGCTCCTACCAGCCCGCTGAATACACTCCTGCTCACTTAAAGACTGCCTCCGTCGCTTATGGAGCTTCTGTGGTTTCTGGAGCCTCTCAAGCTGCCGAGGTCGTTCCTGGCGGAGATTCCAGCTCCTACCAGCCCGCTGAGTACACTCCCGCCCACCTCAAGTCCTCCGCCGTGGTGCAGAGCTCCTCCTTCGTGCAGGCCGCTCCCCAGGCCAGTCTGATCCCAGCCTACGTCCAGGGCCAGGTGGTGTCCGCCATCAGCAAGCAGCTCCAGGCCCCGGCTGTCATTGGAGCCAACACCATCACACCGGCCCACCTGTACGAGGAGCCCGCCACCAACGGCATCGAGGAGTTCAACCCGGAGACCCATGTGCCCGTGGTGATTGGACGCGACACCATCACCCCGGCCCACCTCCTGAAGACTAGCCAGGGCACTCAGTACGCCGCCAACGGAGGTTACGTCTACTAA